GGATGTGCATCCGTCGCTGCCGGGGCGGGCGTTTCAGGAATGCCCCATTGACATGTCGGCGTATCGCGATGCGCAGGAGCGCGCGGGGCAGGATGCGAATATCGCCTTTGCCGTGGCGATCTCCGGCGGGGGGCAGCGGGCGGCCAACTTCGCCGCCGGCGTCATGGTCGGGCTTGAAGAGATCAGCCCCAGCGGCGCCGCGGCCGTCAACGCCCTGCGACAGGTGGACTATATTTCCAGCGTCTCCGGCGGCGGGTTGGCGGCCGCGGCGTATCTCAGCAGCCTCAACGACCACCTCTGCCTGGGCGGCTCGGCCGATGATTATTCCTTCGCCGTGGCGCTGCGAAGCCGTGGGCCTCTGACGGCCGAGGCGCGCAGCGACCCGCAACTGCGGCGGTATCTCGAGATCAGCTACGTGCGCGACATCGTCAAGGGCGCCCTGGCGTGGACGAGCCACGACCGGGGCGAATATCTGGAGGCCGCCTTCGACGACAACGTCCTGGGCCGCACGTGGCGGCGCGACAAGATCAAGGCCATGGGCGGGGACCCGGCTTTCGGTCAGAGCCTGACGCTGGGCGACATCTTCGTGCGGGCGGATTCGCCGCGGCCGGTGCGGCTGCCGTACTGGGTGGCCAACGCGGCGGTGTACGAGAACGGGGCGCTGTTCCCTTTCGCGCCTGACCAGCTCAAGCTGTACCAGGTGATCGGGTACACGCACCGCTTCAAGCGGTATTCGTTCGACGCCAAGACCCAGAGCTA
This Planctomycetaceae bacterium DNA region includes the following protein-coding sequences:
- a CDS encoding patatin-like phospholipase family protein; its protein translation is MLRLLHKLVILMSALALGGCGATRDGASDVHPSLPGRAFQECPIDMSAYRDAQERAGQDANIAFAVAISGGGQRAANFAAGVMVGLEEISPSGAAAVNALRQVDYISSVSGGGLAAAAYLSSLNDHLCLGGSADDYSFAVALRSRGPLTAEARSDPQLRRYLEISYVRDIVKGALAWTSHDRGEYLEAAFDDNVLGRTWRRDKIKAMGGDPAFGQSLTLGDIFVRADSPRPVRLPYWVANAAVYENGALFPFAPDQLKLYQVIGYTHRFKRYSFDAKTQSYEEFLDAVPLSLAAKASGTFPAAIPATVLRSEMDKLNPYLYLFDGGIGDNMGLVTALRMLKQDRRPRRKVLLVIDASADGYAPFSNDSSPPSAAKTALQAAMVQQASYRGRYREMTQDICRANNITPIFLSFDDLADLPDCAALCEKGLTQAQIKSLSKEKTPKPFHLVRDVPTWYSVAVEEQSLLLAAGRVAAERNRDKIRAALGWAAVTSPSQPAK